The stretch of DNA GCAAAATGTTCATTtctgctctctcctctgtgtCCGGTGAATTTGTTAGGGAGAGATCTCATGTTACGTTTTGGTATAGGGATAATCCCAACGGCAACCGGCCTAAAGGTTGTGAGATTAGATGTCGCTACTCAGGATGACTCGTTCTTTTCACAGAGCGCACGCGGGTCCCAGCTCATATTTCAATAGGCTATTCTTCAGTCTCATGCTGCAGGCTTGCTGCATGAGGCCAGAAAATTGGTCTCCCCCTTCTCTGAGTTTAGGGAAGAACACAACTTACATTGCACGTGCTTTGTCTCTTCAGAACGTGATGACATGTTTGTCGAAGACTTTTTCAAAGAAGAAACTGATGAGCTTGAGTGTACTTACATGTACtggcatgaaaacaaatgtgcAGTTGCATTATCCTTGACTGATAAACAGAGAATGTTTTTCAGAATTCCACACTCTCATGCTCATATCTCTTTATCCAAATCTTCCACAGATCAGTGGAGAAACTTGGGACAATTTGTCCTGGACTGTgacggactgactgactggactAAAACCGTGGACGGGAACGTGTACACCTCCCCCTCCACGGGAGTTTATCGGAAACTCCTGTCACACCGTGTGACCGCCGCGCGCAGTGTGTTCCAACGAAAGGAAGctgaaacacgcacacacatttttctGAATAATGCTGTGAATGTCTCTCCCACAGAAATCTCACCGTTGCTGTCCCAAGTGCCAACTCACCTGTGGGCAGCGCATAAATATGACGTGGGTCTCATCAAAAATTGTCAGCCTGTTGTCATCACACCACGCTCAGACTTCAGGCCCAAAAAACATCAGTACCCACTGAAACAGGAAGCGATCGATGGAATCCGACCGGTCTTTAACTCTCTATTGAAAGCAGGAGTTATTGTTCCATGTCCTGATTCACCTGTTCGCACGCCTATTTTCCCTGTCAAGAAAATTCGTGATAAGGGAAAACCGGTTGAATGGCGCTTTGTTCAGGACCTCAAAGCAGTAAATGCAGCGGTTCACGCACGTGCACCCAACGTACCAAACCCGTACACGATTCTTCAGGGAATTCCTGGGGGGGCACAGTATTTCTCTGTTGTTGATTTGTCTAACGCTTTTTTCAGTGTTCCAGTGGACAAAAACAGCCAGTTCTGGTTTGTGTTCCTGTTTGATGGTAAGGCCTACACATTCACACGCTTAGGACAAGGGTTTGTCGAGAGCCCAACCATCTACAACGAAGCACTGAGAGAGAGCCTGGAAAGCTTAACCCTTTCCCCAGGCTCTGCTCTCCTTCAATATGTTGATGACTGCCTGATTGCAAGTCCAACAAAAGCACAGTGTGAACAGGACACTATTGCATTATTGTGTCACCTAGCAACAGAGGGGCACAAAGCTAGCTTAGATAAATTGCAATTTGTGAAAAAGGAAGTGCATTTTTTGGGTCATGACATTTCAGCGTCAGGGAAACATTGTCTCCATCTCGGATTGAGGCAATAGTTTCCCTCCCAAaacctgcaacaaaaaaacaaatgatgtcATTTCTAGGAATGTGTTCCTATTGTCGAGTTTTCATCCCAAATTATGCGCAGTTAGTTCAACCTTTAGCTGACATAATACATGGTAACAACTTGTCTGCACACGACCGCGTCACATGGACGACCGAGGCGGGTCAGGCTTTTGTAAACCTTAAAAAAGCTTTTCAAAAACCCTCCCACTTTAGGTCTGCCAAACTCTAAACTTCCATTCACTCAAACAGTGGATGAACGTTTGGGCTGTATGACGTCTGTTCTCTTGCAGCCACACGGTGACAGGCTCCGGCCTGTGGCCTATTTCTCTGCAAAACTTGATCCTGTGGCAGCGGGTTTTCCCATATGTCTCCGAGCCGTTGCTGCGGCGGAAAAAGCTCTGTCAGCATCAAGAGACATAGTGGGCTATGCTCCATTAACATTGCTAGTACCGCACGCAGTTTCACTGATCCTACTGGAGCAAAAAATCttctcatttgtctgcagcGCGGTATTTGAGGTATCACACATGTCTGCTTGATATGCCTAATGTCACTGTTAAACGATGTACAGTACTTAACCCTGCTTCTCTTATGCCTACGCCAGGTGAGGGTGAGCCGCACGACTGTTTGGCTGAGTTGCAACACACCTGTGCTCCGCGCCCAGATTTGACTGACACACCAGTGCCAAATTCAGATCTGGTTTTGTATGTGGATGGGTCAGCCTCACGCTGCCCTGACACTGGCCAGGGACAGGTAGGGTTTGCTGTAGTATCAGATGCAGTAACCTTAATTGCTAAATCTCTTCCCAAACACTTCTCTGCGCAGGCTGCTGAACTCATTGCTCTCACTGAAGCATGCAAACTGGCTGAAGGATCGTCTGTTACGATCTATACGGACTCAGGTACGCCTTTGGGGTTGTACATGATTTTGGGGCATTGTGGAAACACTGGAACTTCCTCAAATCCGATGGTAAGCCTATCTTGCATCACCAACTGATAAATGACCTTCTGACGGCCATCTTGCTCCCATCACAGATAGGCATATGCAAATGTTCCGCACACACGGGGGCAACTGACGAGGTGTCTCAGGGGAATGCTCGTGCTGACATGGCTGCAAAAGCTGCTGCACGCCTCCCGTGCCACTGGATGGCAGCGTTAGTTTGCTCCACCACAGATTTTTTCACTTCCAGATTCAGTGGCGGCTATGCAGACACATGCTACATCACAAGAAAAAACACAGTGGAAAAGTGCAGGGTGCACCTTTAAAGAAGGTGTCTGGCTGGGGCCAGATTCAAAAACACTGCCTTCCGCGCCATTTCTTTCACACATTTTTGCAAAGTTGACACATGGAAGGGATCATGTGTCAAAGGGTGGGATGCTGTCTCTGTTAACACAGACATGGTTCACAAAGGGCTTCACAACATTTGCAGAAAAAATTTTTGTAAAGGCTTGCATGACATGTGCACAACACAATGTAGGCAGACCAGTGACTGTAACACAGCAGGCAGGACATCCACCACCGGCACAAGCATTTGAACATGTGATGATGGATTTTGTTGAGCTCACACCGTCAGAGgggaaaaagtgttgtttggtgATGGTTGATATGTTCTCAAAATGGGTGGAGGTGTTTCCCGCTTCAAAACAAACTGCTTCAGTGGTAGCAAGGGCTCTAATGGCAGAAATTATTCCCAGATGGGGAATACCAAGTCGATTGTCAAGCGATAACGGCACACATTTTGTCAATGAAGCAATAACCCAGTTAAGTCTGTACATCGGCATAGACCTCAGAAGGCATTGCAGTTACCATCCCCAGAGCGCCGGGTCCGTCGAAAGAGAAAACGGCACTCTGAAAACCAAACTGGCTAAATGCTGCGAGGACACGGGTCTTCCTTGGACAAAGGCGTTACCGATAGTACTAATGTACATGCGAATGAGGGTAAGAACGCGCAGTAACCTCAGTCCTTTTGAGATTCTTTTCGGCAGACCACCCAGTGTGGGGGTAGAGGCTCCTAAAGCACCCCttccctccacagctctgtgtgaGCATGATATGTTGCAATACTGTGTACAACTGTCTTCTGCTCTCTCTGCCATAAGAATCCAGGTTTCTGCTGCTTTGCCCCAACCAGCCGAAGGACCGCTCCACACTCTGCAGCCGGGAGATTTTGTGGTCGTAAGAAACGTCAGGAGGAAAAACTGGCAATCCCAACGCTGGCAAGGTCCTTTCCAGGTTCTTCTGGTCACCCACACAGCAGTGAAGGTTGCTGAGCGGGCTCCGTGGATCCACGCATCACACTGCAAGAAGGTCCCAGCGCCAGAGGACGAGGCAGTCCCACCAGACGTCCGGAAATCCGTGGCCTGACAGACGGCGTTTCTGTGTCACCAAcggtgcaacacacacacaccagaaacgAGGCAGTGGTAAAGACTGACTCCGACGGTGTGTTACGTGCTAGGGGACGAACCTCTGACACCAGAAGAAATCAACTATGCCAGGAGCAAGACAGTCCTGACCTACAGGccaaccacccacacacaccacatccaTAAAGGGCACAGCAGGCTTGCTGTGACGATGGAGGGACACAGGAAAAGACAAACGTGGTACCCGCCGCAAATTGTTGGGGGTTCGAAATG from Sander vitreus isolate 19-12246 unplaced genomic scaffold, sanVit1 ctg726_0, whole genome shotgun sequence encodes:
- the LOC144514868 gene encoding retrovirus-related Pol polyprotein from transposon 297, whose protein sequence is MFVEDFFKEETDELECTYMYWHENKCAVALSLTDKQRMFFRIPHSHAHISLSKSSTDQWRNLGQFVLDCDGLTDWTKTVDGNVYTSPSTGVYRKLLSHRVTAARSVFQRKEAETRTHIFLNNAVNVSPTEISPLLSQVPTHLWAAHKYDVGLIKNCQPVVITPRSDFRPKKHQYPLKQEAIDGIRPVFNSLLKAGVIVPCPDSPVRTPIFPVKKIRDKGKPVEWRFVQDLKAVNAAVHARAPNVPNPYTILQGIPGGAQYFSVVDLSNAFFSVPVDKNSQFWFVFLFDGKAYTFTRLGQGFVESPTIYNEALRESLESLTLSPGSALLQYVDDCLIASPTKAQCEQDTIALLCHLATEGHKASLDKLQFVKKEVHFLGHDISASGKHCLHLGLRQ